Proteins encoded by one window of Streptomyces uncialis:
- a CDS encoding ATP-grasp domain-containing protein — MRPGFLFCHDPLRPARPDPEFAAEVTAVRAAGAPLALIGHDALAAGDPRGAVARVPRDSGPYWYRGWMLPAVEYGELARALRERGCALMTPPGAYVRAHELPGWYAVFAELTPRSAWCPASPGTPPGTAALTELAGQLAPGAGIVKDHVKSRKHEWDEACFVPDLRDPVRLSAVVRRFFALQDEALAGGLVVREFEPFVPGGEARVWWLDGEPVLVTAHPDTPADRPRPELTAVRAAVAALGCRFVTTDLALRSDGRGWRVVEVGDGQVSGLPRGSGGAAQAPSPGVPAGDDGSGHDPADVLVRALHGAPAAVRWGR, encoded by the coding sequence ATGCGTCCCGGATTCCTGTTCTGTCACGACCCGTTGCGGCCCGCCCGGCCCGATCCGGAGTTCGCCGCCGAGGTCACGGCGGTCCGCGCGGCCGGGGCGCCGCTCGCGCTGATCGGCCATGACGCGCTGGCGGCGGGTGACCCGCGCGGGGCGGTGGCCCGGGTACCGCGGGACTCGGGGCCGTACTGGTACCGCGGCTGGATGCTGCCGGCGGTGGAGTACGGGGAGCTGGCGCGGGCACTCCGGGAGCGGGGCTGTGCGCTGATGACCCCGCCCGGGGCGTATGTCCGCGCCCATGAGCTGCCCGGCTGGTACGCGGTGTTCGCGGAACTGACCCCGCGCAGCGCGTGGTGCCCGGCGAGCCCGGGTACGCCACCGGGTACGGCCGCGCTGACGGAACTGGCCGGGCAGCTGGCGCCGGGTGCCGGGATCGTCAAGGACCATGTGAAGTCCCGCAAGCACGAGTGGGACGAGGCGTGCTTCGTCCCCGATCTCCGTGATCCGGTGCGGCTGTCGGCGGTGGTACGGAGGTTCTTCGCCCTTCAGGACGAGGCACTGGCCGGTGGGCTGGTGGTGCGGGAGTTCGAGCCGTTCGTCCCGGGCGGCGAGGCCCGCGTGTGGTGGCTGGACGGGGAACCGGTCCTGGTCACCGCCCACCCGGACACCCCCGCCGACCGTCCCCGGCCGGAGCTGACGGCGGTACGGGCGGCGGTCGCGGCACTGGGCTGCCGCTTCGTGACGACCGACCTCGCGCTGCGGTCGGACGGCCGCGGCTGGCGGGTGGTGGAGGTAGGCGACGGCCAGGTGAGCGGACTGCCCCGGGGCTCCGGCGGGGCGGCCCAGGCCCCTTCCCCCGGTGTTCCCGCGGGGGACGACGGGTCCGGCCACGATCCGGCCGACGTGCTGGTACGGGCCCTGCACGGAGCGCCGGCCGCGGTTCGGTGGGGTCGGTGA
- a CDS encoding DUF885 domain-containing protein codes for MSEIQNPLPREVADAYVDELIALDPVTGTYLGVRASSSALPDYSPAGQEGLAELARRTLAGLEAAEARPGADADIERRCARLLRERLTAELAVHDAHEGLRAVGNMHSPAHSVREVFTLTPADTDEDWAAIAARLRAVPGALAGYRESLGLGLERELYAGPRPTATFVEQLAEWTGPDADGLTWFEQFVAPGPESLRAELTAAARTATQAFAELRDWMAEVYAPTVEGAPDPVGRERYARWSRYFNGTDLDLDEAYAYGWAEYHRLLAEMRTEAEKVLPGAATPWVALAHLDVHGRHIEGVEEVRVWLQELMDKAIEALDGTHFDLADRVRVVESRIAPPGSAAAPYYTSPSEDFSRPGRTWLPTMGLDRFPVYDLVSTWYHEGVPGHHLQLAQWAHVREDLSRYQAGIGGVSANCEGWALYAERLMDELGFLADPEERLGYLDAQMMRAARVIVDIGMHLELEIPADSPFHPGERWTPELAQEFFGAHSSRPADFVESELTRYLSIPGQAIGYKLGERAWLLGRERAQRRHGDAFDAKAWHMAALSQGSLGLDDLVDELSRL; via the coding sequence ATGTCAGAGATCCAGAACCCGCTGCCCCGCGAGGTCGCCGACGCCTATGTCGACGAGCTCATCGCCCTCGACCCGGTCACCGGAACCTATCTCGGTGTGCGTGCCAGTTCGTCCGCGCTGCCGGACTACTCCCCCGCAGGTCAGGAGGGGCTCGCCGAGCTGGCCCGCCGTACGCTCGCCGGTCTGGAGGCCGCCGAGGCCCGGCCGGGCGCCGACGCGGACATCGAGCGGCGCTGCGCCCGGCTGCTGCGTGAGCGGCTGACGGCGGAACTGGCCGTCCATGACGCCCACGAGGGACTGCGCGCCGTCGGGAACATGCACTCCCCCGCCCACTCCGTCCGTGAGGTGTTCACGCTCACCCCGGCCGACACCGACGAGGACTGGGCGGCGATCGCCGCCCGGCTGCGCGCGGTGCCCGGGGCCCTCGCGGGCTACCGGGAGTCGCTGGGCCTCGGTCTGGAGCGCGAGCTGTACGCGGGCCCGCGCCCCACCGCCACGTTCGTCGAGCAGCTCGCCGAGTGGACGGGACCCGACGCGGACGGGCTCACCTGGTTCGAGCAGTTCGTCGCGCCGGGCCCCGAGTCGCTGCGCGCGGAGCTGACCGCCGCGGCGCGTACCGCCACCCAGGCGTTCGCGGAGCTGCGCGACTGGATGGCCGAGGTCTACGCGCCGACGGTGGAGGGGGCGCCGGACCCGGTGGGCCGGGAGCGCTACGCGCGCTGGTCGCGCTACTTCAACGGCACGGACCTCGATCTGGACGAGGCGTACGCGTACGGCTGGGCGGAGTACCACCGGCTGCTGGCGGAGATGCGGACCGAGGCGGAGAAGGTCCTGCCCGGCGCGGCCACGCCGTGGGTGGCGCTCGCCCATCTGGATGTGCACGGGCGGCACATCGAGGGTGTTGAGGAGGTGCGGGTCTGGCTCCAGGAGCTGATGGACAAGGCCATCGAGGCGCTGGACGGCACCCACTTCGACCTCGCGGACCGGGTGCGGGTGGTCGAGTCCCGGATCGCCCCGCCGGGCAGCGCGGCGGCCCCGTACTACACCTCCCCGTCGGAGGACTTCTCCCGCCCCGGGCGGACCTGGCTGCCGACGATGGGCCTGGACCGCTTCCCCGTGTACGACCTGGTGTCGACCTGGTACCACGAGGGGGTGCCCGGTCACCATCTCCAGCTCGCGCAGTGGGCGCATGTGCGGGAGGACCTGTCGCGCTACCAGGCGGGCATCGGCGGTGTCAGCGCCAACTGCGAGGGCTGGGCCCTGTACGCCGAGCGGCTGATGGACGAGCTGGGCTTCCTCGCGGACCCCGAGGAGCGGCTGGGCTATCTCGACGCGCAGATGATGCGCGCGGCACGGGTGATCGTCGACATCGGGATGCATCTGGAGCTGGAGATCCCGGCCGATTCGCCGTTCCACCCGGGTGAGCGGTGGACGCCGGAGCTGGCGCAGGAGTTCTTCGGCGCGCACAGCAGCCGTCCGGCGGACTTCGTGGAGAGCGAGCTGACCCGCTATCTGTCGATCCCGGGCCAGGCCATCGGCTACAAGCTCGGCGAGCGGGCCTGGCTGCTGGGCCGTGAGCGGGCGCAGCGGCGGCACGGGGACGCGTTCGACGCGAAGGCGTGGCACATGGCGGCCCTGTCGCAGGGCTCGCTCGGGCTGGACGACCTGGTGGACGAGCTGTCCCGGTTGTAG
- a CDS encoding Lrp/AsnC family transcriptional regulator: MAESVALDPVDLHILRVLQNDARSTYRDLAAQVGVAPSTCLDRVARLRRSGVILGHRLRLDPAKLGRGLQALLSVQVRPHRRELVGPFVERVRALPEARSVFHLTGPDDYLVHVAVADAADLQRLVLDEFTSRREVARVETRLIFQQWECGPLLPPGTPAPPGTTAPGGTAPA, translated from the coding sequence ATGGCCGAAAGCGTCGCTCTCGATCCGGTGGACCTGCACATTCTGCGCGTCCTTCAGAACGACGCCCGGAGCACGTACCGCGATCTCGCCGCGCAGGTCGGGGTCGCGCCGTCGACATGTCTGGACCGGGTGGCCAGGCTCCGCCGCAGCGGGGTGATCCTCGGGCACCGGCTGCGGCTCGATCCGGCCAAGCTGGGACGCGGGCTCCAGGCGCTGCTCAGTGTGCAGGTGCGTCCGCACCGGCGGGAGCTGGTGGGGCCGTTCGTGGAACGTGTCCGCGCGCTGCCCGAGGCCCGTTCGGTGTTCCATCTGACGGGGCCCGACGACTATCTCGTGCATGTGGCGGTGGCCGACGCCGCGGATCTCCAGCGGCTGGTGCTGGACGAGTTCACCTCACGGCGGGAGGTGGCGCGGGTCGAGACCCGGCTGATCTTCCAGCAGTGGGAGTGCGGTCCGCTGCTGCCACCGGGCACGCCGGCGCCGCCGGGAACGACGGCGCCGGGTGGCACCGCCCCGGCGTGA
- a CDS encoding trans-sulfuration enzyme family protein: protein MDLDTYPGTHPGPESADGPRPDGTRATPAAPSAQAPRHETVRATARALETEAVHAGREDLPGLGLHAPPLDLSTTYPSYDSRGEAARIDAFAADGAEPDGPPVYARLGNPTVARFETALARLEGTGSAVAFASGMAALTAVLLVRSAAGLRHVVAVRPLYGCSDHLLGAGLLGTEVTWVDPAGIADAIRPDTGLVVVESPANPTLAELDLRAVARECGEVPLLADNTFATPVLQRPVESGARIVLHSATKYLGGHGDVLGGVVACDEATARDLRRVRFATGGVLHPLAGYLLLRGLATLPVRVRAASATAAELARRLTADPRVRQVRYPRLGGAMVAFEVAGDPHEVIAAVRLITPAVSLGSVDTLIQHPASISHRIVAEGDRRSSGVSEQLLRMSVGLEDVDDLWRDLDQALDAGPGGRTGGGTAAGSYDTYAAP, encoded by the coding sequence ATGGACCTCGACACATATCCCGGCACACACCCCGGCCCGGAGTCCGCCGACGGACCCCGCCCGGACGGTACGCGGGCGACCCCCGCCGCCCCGTCCGCCCAGGCCCCGAGGCACGAGACGGTACGGGCCACCGCGCGCGCCCTGGAGACGGAGGCCGTGCACGCGGGGCGCGAAGACCTCCCCGGGCTCGGACTGCACGCGCCGCCCCTCGACCTGTCCACCACCTACCCCTCGTACGACAGCCGGGGCGAGGCCGCCCGCATCGACGCGTTCGCCGCCGACGGCGCCGAACCGGACGGCCCCCCGGTCTACGCCCGGCTCGGCAACCCCACGGTGGCCCGCTTCGAGACGGCACTCGCCCGGCTGGAGGGCACCGGCAGCGCGGTCGCGTTCGCCAGCGGCATGGCGGCCCTCACCGCGGTGCTGCTGGTACGGAGCGCGGCCGGACTCCGGCATGTCGTCGCCGTCCGGCCGCTGTACGGGTGCAGCGATCATCTGCTCGGCGCCGGGCTGCTCGGTACCGAGGTGACCTGGGTCGACCCCGCAGGCATCGCGGACGCCATCCGCCCGGACACCGGTCTCGTCGTCGTGGAGTCCCCGGCCAACCCGACCCTCGCGGAACTGGACCTGCGCGCCGTCGCCCGCGAGTGCGGAGAGGTGCCGCTGCTCGCCGACAACACCTTCGCCACGCCCGTCCTCCAGCGGCCCGTGGAGAGCGGTGCCCGGATCGTGCTGCACAGCGCCACCAAGTACCTCGGCGGGCACGGGGACGTGCTCGGCGGTGTCGTCGCCTGCGACGAGGCCACCGCACGCGATCTGCGCCGGGTCCGCTTCGCCACCGGCGGGGTCCTGCATCCGCTGGCCGGATATCTGCTGCTGCGCGGCCTCGCGACCCTGCCGGTCCGGGTGCGGGCCGCGTCCGCGACCGCGGCGGAGCTGGCCCGGCGGCTCACCGCCGATCCCCGGGTCCGCCAGGTGCGTTACCCGCGGCTGGGCGGTGCGATGGTCGCCTTCGAGGTGGCCGGTGATCCGCACGAGGTGATCGCCGCGGTGCGGCTGATCACCCCGGCGGTCAGCCTCGGCAGCGTCGACACCCTGATCCAGCATCCCGCGTCGATCAGCCACCGGATCGTCGCGGAGGGCGACCGCCGTTCGTCCGGGGTCTCCGAACAGCTGCTGAGGATGTCGGTGGGACTGGAGGACGTGGACGACCTGTGGCGGGACCTGGACCAGGCGCTGGACGCGGGGCCGGGTGGTCGTACGGGCGGGGGTACGGCGGCGGGGAGTTACGACACGTACGCCGCGCCATGA
- a CDS encoding GNAT family N-acetyltransferase, which translates to MSREMSDALPAVQSRPVRPRWRRDVVELAALFTAVAAADTVAHLIGHGPDGPELLLVSAAVLLATAGFHVWWARRHGHAPPAADTGARPPAARERSGPAGDNGNPGDSSVRSAPSAEESGPGSRPGNGPGTPSGATALWRMRATVQDAPGSLAALCAALAHREVDILSLQTHPLTRSTVDEFLLRAPRGTTAAEVAAAVAGAGGTDIWIERADPHDLVDAPTRVLSLATRTALDAGELPSALRALLGRCTVRTRSAPADGAPGPVDGGTALPVEGALEGTVIRLHAPGGGTLVVERPYPPFTPTEFARARALVELDTRLGPRVPRGQDILPLPHGEAVTVRRADLSDVDAATAMHGRCSSGTLRTRYHGPVQDADRYLRHLLNPHFGRTLVARTATGRTVALGHLLWDGDETEVALLVEDEWQRRGIGGELLRRLADMAAEAGCARLYALTQPSNAGMIAAMRGLGLPLEHQWDEGALVITARLDTGPVGPASPADPASRQESRLGTAPPGPTAHGTAPPGPTAHGTASHGAAPHGAAYVS; encoded by the coding sequence ATGAGTCGAGAGATGTCCGATGCCCTCCCCGCCGTGCAGAGCCGCCCCGTCCGCCCTCGCTGGCGCCGCGACGTGGTGGAGCTGGCGGCCCTGTTCACCGCCGTGGCCGCCGCGGACACGGTGGCCCATCTGATCGGCCATGGGCCGGACGGTCCCGAGCTGCTGCTCGTCTCGGCGGCCGTCCTGCTGGCCACGGCGGGCTTCCATGTCTGGTGGGCGCGGCGTCACGGTCACGCGCCACCCGCCGCGGATACCGGCGCCCGGCCGCCCGCCGCACGCGAGCGGTCCGGGCCCGCCGGGGACAACGGGAACCCCGGGGACTCCTCCGTACGTTCCGCGCCGTCGGCGGAGGAATCCGGCCCCGGGTCACGTCCCGGGAACGGCCCCGGCACGCCGTCCGGGGCGACCGCGCTGTGGCGGATGCGGGCGACCGTCCAGGACGCCCCGGGCTCCCTGGCCGCCCTGTGCGCGGCGCTCGCCCACCGCGAGGTGGACATCCTGAGCCTCCAGACCCACCCGCTGACGAGAAGCACGGTGGACGAGTTCCTGCTGCGCGCACCGCGCGGGACCACCGCAGCCGAGGTCGCGGCGGCCGTGGCGGGGGCGGGCGGCACGGACATCTGGATCGAACGGGCGGACCCCCATGACCTGGTGGACGCGCCGACCCGGGTGCTGTCGTTGGCGACCCGCACGGCGCTGGACGCGGGGGAACTGCCCTCGGCGCTGCGCGCTCTCCTGGGCCGCTGCACGGTCCGTACCCGGTCCGCGCCCGCCGACGGGGCTCCCGGCCCGGTGGACGGCGGCACCGCGCTGCCGGTCGAGGGCGCCCTGGAGGGCACGGTGATCCGGCTGCACGCGCCGGGAGGCGGCACCCTCGTCGTGGAGCGCCCGTATCCGCCGTTCACCCCGACCGAGTTCGCGCGCGCCCGCGCGCTGGTGGAACTGGACACCCGGCTCGGCCCCCGTGTCCCGCGCGGCCAGGACATCCTGCCCCTGCCGCACGGCGAGGCCGTGACCGTGCGCCGCGCCGATCTGTCGGACGTGGACGCGGCGACGGCCATGCACGGCCGATGCTCGTCCGGCACCCTGCGGACGCGCTATCACGGCCCCGTCCAGGACGCGGACCGCTATCTGCGCCATCTGCTGAACCCGCACTTCGGCCGCACCCTCGTCGCCCGGACGGCCACCGGACGGACCGTCGCCCTCGGGCATCTGCTCTGGGACGGCGACGAGACGGAGGTCGCGCTGCTGGTGGAGGACGAGTGGCAGCGCCGCGGCATCGGCGGTGAACTGCTGCGCAGGCTCGCGGACATGGCGGCGGAGGCGGGCTGCGCGCGGCTGTACGCGCTGACCCAGCCGTCCAACGCGGGGATGATCGCGGCGATGCGCGGGCTCGGTCTGCCGCTGGAGCACCAGTGGGACGAGGGCGCCCTCGTCATCACGGCCCGACTGGACACCGGCCCCGTCGGCCCCGCCAGTCCCGCCGACCCCGCGAGCCGCCAAGAGTCACGGCTCGGGACGGCACCGCCCGGTCCGACGGCCCACGGCACGGCACCGCCCGGTCCGACGGCCCACGGCACGGCATCTCATGGCGCGGCACCTCATGGCGCGGCGTACGTGTCGTAA
- a CDS encoding DUF7824 domain-containing protein has protein sequence MTTTDTLMAAVREGKVSAVIELVTDMTTEERRAAVPELKALRIELRKELWSNRARQIRPALHAAGAACHSGAAAAAAWISGSEMAWAPAVPPVLLNLLAYRDRQWQADVAARLADRPESAGVPFALMSGLVRLSGCAVPTTDSYVRGWLNSSTTTWQLSGPLLAERLGRDAHLVPLVNALFELDDIGWRLEWTYGQDDAQGWIPALAQLTEQGLLDRRTMIDGCVARLLRGGSTVDQRAFLTLFKALSPTREEERERTGDWMALATDAAVAIAFHAQSVLTALALDGELTARQLAEMSRGVLFRPEKKLVRAQLVLLGKVLRASPSEASALLPAVAEGFGHPDTDLQERAVKLVERWAGRADQGARDEMLASAELLSGALRPRAAAALGVVPEALEAGTPEVYEEILPPVPLARRVDPAPETVEELAEEVGALLAARTEDVAVFERVLDGLVRHTYRDHEALVEALRPVVAGRWWYPEDGPRASADTNFRARPYGVEVVLASLFDGVKPSTLHKALRKDGSTRSDCVHAKLERPWRARLYETAYRLRTEPLPFLLSTPTWASGLLEAGELVARLGEYRRLGAPVAEADFAQALRRVRHDVPADPDASVGVAAAATALGTPEGDRLAALLTAPAPAAPAAEIVGTESRLLVRTGGVPELRSRELPPFFRPLGAPVDPTERGQQCYHWGFPAYPHWLAILPGERETVAARLLAVVSAGAVDDIPLEVGYLPLLAESPGPVGDALLLSVAYGAGARRAEERVAAVDALLVLAASGQLDTDRLGELLGRLMAMGAVKPVRVVECVRTAAATGACGTVWGLLRAALPALLAGPAAGTAAARGVGDLLAVAAECVERAGGRGELPHLGELAARRGGSRLLTQARRLHTLLTEEDASAATT, from the coding sequence ATGACGACGACCGACACACTCATGGCCGCGGTCCGCGAGGGCAAGGTCTCGGCGGTGATCGAGCTGGTCACGGACATGACGACCGAGGAGCGCCGCGCGGCGGTGCCGGAGCTGAAGGCGCTGCGCATCGAGCTGCGCAAGGAGCTCTGGTCCAACAGGGCGCGGCAGATCCGTCCGGCCCTGCACGCCGCGGGCGCCGCCTGTCACTCCGGCGCGGCGGCGGCCGCGGCGTGGATCTCCGGGTCCGAGATGGCCTGGGCCCCCGCCGTGCCCCCGGTGCTGCTGAACCTGCTGGCGTACCGTGACCGGCAGTGGCAGGCGGATGTCGCGGCCCGGCTGGCGGACCGGCCGGAGTCGGCCGGCGTCCCCTTCGCGCTGATGTCCGGACTGGTGCGGCTGTCCGGATGCGCGGTGCCCACCACCGACAGCTATGTCCGCGGCTGGCTCAACTCGTCCACCACCACCTGGCAGCTCTCGGGCCCCCTGCTCGCGGAGCGGCTGGGCCGGGACGCCCATCTGGTGCCACTGGTGAACGCCCTGTTCGAGCTGGACGACATCGGCTGGCGGCTGGAGTGGACCTACGGTCAGGACGACGCCCAGGGCTGGATACCGGCCCTGGCGCAGCTCACCGAGCAGGGCCTCCTCGATCGCAGGACGATGATCGACGGCTGTGTGGCGCGGCTGCTGCGCGGCGGTTCCACCGTCGACCAGCGGGCGTTCCTGACGCTGTTCAAGGCACTCTCCCCCACCCGGGAGGAGGAGCGGGAGCGCACGGGCGACTGGATGGCGCTGGCCACCGACGCGGCCGTCGCGATCGCCTTTCACGCCCAGTCGGTCCTGACCGCGCTCGCCCTGGACGGCGAGCTGACGGCACGGCAGCTCGCGGAGATGTCCCGGGGCGTGCTGTTCCGGCCGGAGAAGAAGCTGGTCCGCGCGCAGCTCGTCCTGCTCGGCAAGGTCCTGCGGGCGAGCCCTTCGGAGGCGTCGGCCCTGCTGCCCGCCGTCGCCGAGGGGTTCGGCCATCCGGACACCGATCTCCAGGAGCGCGCCGTCAAGCTGGTGGAGCGGTGGGCGGGCCGGGCGGACCAGGGGGCACGCGACGAGATGCTGGCGTCGGCCGAGCTGCTGAGCGGGGCTCTGCGGCCCCGTGCGGCGGCGGCCCTGGGAGTCGTACCGGAGGCACTCGAAGCGGGCACACCCGAGGTGTACGAGGAGATCCTGCCGCCGGTACCGCTCGCGCGGCGGGTGGACCCGGCGCCGGAGACCGTGGAGGAGCTGGCGGAGGAGGTCGGCGCGCTGCTGGCGGCCCGGACGGAGGACGTCGCGGTCTTCGAGCGGGTCCTCGACGGCCTGGTGCGTCACACGTACCGGGACCACGAGGCGCTGGTCGAGGCGCTGCGGCCGGTGGTGGCCGGGCGTTGGTGGTACCCCGAGGACGGTCCCCGCGCATCGGCGGACACCAACTTCCGCGCCCGGCCGTACGGCGTCGAGGTCGTGCTCGCCTCGCTGTTCGACGGGGTGAAGCCGTCCACGCTGCACAAGGCGCTCCGCAAGGACGGCTCCACGCGTTCGGACTGTGTGCACGCCAAGCTGGAGCGGCCCTGGCGGGCCCGGCTGTACGAGACCGCCTACCGGCTGCGGACCGAGCCGTTGCCGTTCCTGCTGTCGACCCCGACCTGGGCGTCCGGGCTGCTGGAGGCCGGGGAACTGGTGGCGCGGCTCGGCGAGTACCGGCGGCTGGGCGCGCCGGTGGCGGAGGCGGACTTCGCACAGGCGCTGCGCAGGGTGCGGCACGACGTGCCGGCGGACCCGGACGCCTCGGTCGGTGTCGCCGCGGCGGCCACCGCGCTGGGCACGCCGGAGGGCGACCGGCTGGCGGCCCTGCTGACCGCGCCCGCTCCGGCGGCACCGGCGGCCGAGATCGTCGGGACGGAGTCCCGGCTGCTCGTGCGGACCGGCGGGGTACCGGAGCTCCGGAGCAGGGAACTGCCGCCGTTCTTCCGCCCGTTGGGCGCGCCGGTGGACCCCACCGAGCGAGGGCAGCAGTGCTACCACTGGGGCTTTCCCGCGTACCCGCACTGGCTGGCGATCCTGCCCGGGGAGCGGGAGACGGTCGCGGCCCGGCTGCTGGCGGTGGTCTCGGCGGGCGCGGTGGACGACATCCCCCTTGAGGTGGGGTATCTGCCGCTGCTCGCCGAGTCGCCCGGCCCGGTGGGGGACGCGTTGCTGCTGTCCGTCGCGTACGGGGCGGGAGCCCGGCGCGCCGAGGAGCGGGTCGCGGCGGTCGACGCGCTGCTGGTGCTCGCGGCGTCGGGGCAGCTCGACACGGACCGGCTGGGGGAGCTGCTGGGGCGGCTGATGGCCATGGGGGCGGTCAAGCCGGTGCGGGTGGTCGAGTGTGTGCGCACGGCGGCGGCGACGGGTGCCTGCGGCACGGTGTGGGGGCTGCTGCGGGCGGCGCTGCCCGCGCTGCTGGCGGGCCCGGCGGCCGGGACGGCGGCGGCGCGCGGGGTCGGGGACCTGCTCGCGGTGGCGGCGGAGTGCGTGGAGCGCGCCGGGGGGCGCGGGGAGCTCCCGCACCTCGGGGAGCTGGCGGCGCGCCGGGGCGGCTCACGGCTGCTGACCCAGGCCCGTCGCCTGCACACCCTGCTCACCGAGGAGGACGCTTCGGCAGCCACCACCTGA
- a CDS encoding SWIM zinc finger family protein — MTRSLHALAYARPSSLESAADGRRLGLETSQGSTPHGREDHPRFFAGFLTSPRIASAGLLAVADVAAARYYQPQLRASLDPVVTGNGDRLRFESFSGCGGVYARLDVLAAGLDGDRIGHGTTNVDVNNPLREALSRIGSDDPLHLRVGPDEMAVTTLGGPVVEKKVPLPDRWLRGFAEAQVVAAGFDLRAELPAAEAVRFLRALPRSGGRGPSQGALWVVPAGRGLRQTTRPVPGAVCLPGPERLAALQRVLRYATALRVYGPPAGTEASAAAAWEVVLPGMRLTLTLSPMASRGFSGEGGVLEALATDEAAEDAELVSVLLAWEPTIDIADLAASSGLSRERVKAALVRLGTSGRVGYDTAEAAYFHRELPYDAARVERHNPRLRSALALLDAGAVTLAGALGTVTAEDGHVHRVREDAGRLSCTCRWWAEYRGGRGPCKHALAVRMARRGATGGAAEGGVPNGASNGVPGGAGEADAGRPGARQGEGTTARIDGGAR, encoded by the coding sequence ATGACGCGATCACTGCATGCCCTGGCCTACGCACGCCCTTCCTCGCTGGAGTCGGCGGCCGACGGCCGGCGCCTCGGCCTGGAGACCTCCCAGGGCAGCACACCCCATGGCCGTGAGGACCATCCCCGCTTCTTCGCCGGGTTCCTGACCTCGCCCCGGATCGCCTCCGCGGGGCTGCTCGCGGTGGCCGACGTGGCGGCGGCCCGGTACTACCAGCCGCAGCTGAGGGCGTCGCTGGACCCGGTGGTGACGGGCAACGGCGACCGGCTCAGATTCGAGTCGTTCTCGGGCTGCGGCGGGGTGTACGCGCGGCTGGACGTCCTGGCGGCCGGGCTGGACGGGGACCGGATCGGCCACGGCACGACGAACGTCGATGTGAACAACCCGCTGCGGGAGGCGCTGTCGCGGATCGGGTCGGACGATCCGCTGCATCTGCGGGTCGGTCCCGACGAGATGGCGGTGACGACCCTCGGCGGACCGGTGGTGGAGAAGAAGGTGCCGCTGCCGGACCGCTGGCTGCGCGGGTTCGCGGAGGCCCAGGTGGTGGCCGCCGGCTTCGATCTGCGGGCCGAGCTGCCCGCGGCGGAGGCCGTCCGGTTCCTGCGGGCGCTGCCCAGGAGCGGCGGGCGCGGGCCGTCCCAGGGCGCGCTGTGGGTGGTGCCCGCGGGCCGGGGGCTGCGGCAGACGACCCGCCCGGTGCCGGGCGCGGTGTGCCTGCCCGGCCCCGAGCGCCTGGCCGCCCTCCAGCGGGTGCTGCGGTACGCCACGGCCCTGCGGGTCTACGGTCCCCCGGCGGGCACGGAGGCCTCGGCCGCCGCCGCGTGGGAGGTCGTGCTGCCCGGGATGCGGCTCACCCTCACGCTGTCGCCGATGGCGTCGCGCGGATTCTCCGGCGAGGGCGGGGTCCTGGAGGCGCTGGCCACGGACGAGGCCGCCGAGGACGCCGAGCTGGTCTCGGTCCTGCTCGCCTGGGAGCCCACGATCGACATCGCCGATCTGGCGGCCTCCTCCGGGCTGTCCCGGGAGCGGGTGAAGGCGGCCCTGGTCCGTCTCGGCACCTCGGGCCGGGTGGGGTACGACACGGCGGAGGCCGCGTACTTCCACCGCGAACTGCCCTACGACGCGGCGCGGGTCGAGCGGCACAACCCGCGGCTGCGCTCCGCGCTGGCGCTGCTGGACGCCGGAGCGGTCACCCTGGCGGGCGCGCTGGGCACGGTCACCGCGGAGGACGGCCATGTGCACCGGGTGCGGGAGGACGCGGGCCGGCTGAGCTGCACCTGCCGGTGGTGGGCGGAGTACCGCGGCGGCCGGGGCCCGTGCAAACACGCGCTGGCGGTACGGATGGCCCGCAGGGGCGCGACCGGCGGCGCGGCGGAGGGCGGCGTTCCGAACGGCGCTTCGAACGGCGTTCCGGGCGGGGCGGGCGAGGCGGACGCGGGCCGTCCCGGCGCGCGGCAGGGCGAGGGCACGACGGCACGGATCGACGGGGGCGCACGATGA